One genomic segment of Choristoneura fumiferana chromosome Z, NRCan_CFum_1, whole genome shotgun sequence includes these proteins:
- the mRpL30 gene encoding mitochondrial ribosomal protein L30, protein MNKQLLKIISPMTLLSRAKGYVPPPGGIRYPGGITYYPRHPDYKDPEITPSKLFRVERIKNLKHQPWYLKLIMKELKIDEQNRVTILKNIPEINMRLWKVKHLIKITPITFPYGEPTAEDIKYTILKENGQCLVTKTLAPKEEQIEALEQYDSNQKKMNSTTIKRDSRHKWMEPYSGGF, encoded by the exons aTGAACAAACAGCTTCTAAAAATAATCAGCCCTATGACCTTGTTGTCTAGGGCGAAGGGATACGTGCCACCACCGGGTGGTATTCGATATCCCGGAGGAATAACATATTATCCCAG GCACCCAGACTACAAAGATCCCGAGATAACTCCATCCAAATTGTTCAGAGTAGAGCGCATCAAAAATCTGAAGCACCAGCCTTGGTACTTGAAGCTAATCATGAAAGAATTGAAAATTGATGAACAG AACAGAGTTACAATTCTAAAAAATATCCCTGAAATAAATATGCGGCTGTGGAAAGTGaagcatttaataaaaattacaccTATAACTTTTCCTTATGGAGAACCCACTGCAGAAGACATTAAATACACAATCCTGAAAGAAAATGGCCAGTGTCTGGTGACTAAGACTTTAGCACCTAAAGAGGAACAAATTGAGGCTTTGGAACAATATGATAGCAACCAGAAGAAAATGAATTCTACAACGATAAAAAGAGATTCTAGGCATAAGTGGATGGAACCATACAGTGGTGGATTTTAG
- the LOC141445450 gene encoding uncharacterized protein: MKRVRFITPLKMENLAAINESDCHSPRPFIHRDIEGVTPELPSSIANEIVYSPDPVRRFECSNSSPYPIVKRTDFPVTTRDADIQFSPCNDLELSMLDASSQLPRKPVYFTPLGNLPVNQEKTPGPQKAQHLNLTPESPINVLSPIENTKAVTPPNMLTRGDNFFITRGNLNKFQLQGSLQVQMNKLCVNKENKVNTDAPVNRPGVMGCLNTYCMDNTSCQCHHCIKVDEHNNFNTSTPGVPCGQRPLLGEIHVQNGIKQTPIQSSCNRCMCPQQTKPITTQQCSKTESLAPKYQNAVDKKAWVIEKYEQANNKCTEVEKQINVSKERREPTVGDLLKIIKLQNEQLQLLQEKVDKLISTNSNSPHIPHPNLLTEQVALETVDRDQRKISIGVMTSLEMVRTSTIINKEHIVKQTYDNAQIQCNRSEISIKEVVKQPVNLNFLDGILPVGKTACLQTGLHESPDAGRMSNCNEEKTLNEMSLCNVQVDNATTPLMSPEQSLYLDVRDYSGSDSGSDHSNVGWTYYNKVMTHVNGMLQDSDMPSSASALYRNTRQQCLQMQFDKTNISVTKRVTFGDEPPVTHQNCSTDTSLRMNQLAAKYLKKTPASASPPARQPDVSFATRNYMERHKLIQGQASSSRRAAPGDVPRFLDITTLKQQPKLL; the protein is encoded by the exons ATGAAGCGAGTGCGGTTCATAACTCCTTTGAAGATGGAGAACTTGGCTGCAATTAATGAATCAGATTGCCACTCTCCACGGCCATTTATCCATAGGGATATTGAGGGTGTAACACCAGAGCTCCCGTCTAGTATTGCGAATGAAATAGTGTATAGTCCTGATCCTGTGAGGAGGTTCGAATGTAGTAATAGCTCGCCTTACCCAATCGTGAAAAGGACTGACTTTCCTGTCACCACACGCGATGCGGATATCCAGTTTTCTCCCTGCAATGACTTAGAACTGAGCATGCTTGATGCTAGCAGCCAGCTTCCACGAAAACCAGTATATTTCACTCCATTAGGCAATTTACCTGTGAACCAGGAAAAAACACCAGGTCCACAGAAAGCCCAGCATCTTAATTTAACTCCAGAATCTCCCATAAATGTTCTCTCTCCTATTGAGAATACCAAAGCTGTGACTCCTCCAAATATGCTCACTAGAGGTGATAACTTCTTCATTACACGGGGAAATTTGAATAAGTTTCAGTTACAGGGTTCTCTTCAAGTCCAGATGAATAAATTATGTGTAAACAAGGAGAATAAGGTAAATACAGATGCACCTGTGAATAGACCTGGAGTTATGGGCTGCCTAAATACTTATTGCATGGACAACACTAGCTGCCAATGCCATCATTGTATTAAAGTAGACGAGCATAACAACTTCAACACATCCACTCCGGGTGTGCCATGTGGTCAGAGGCCACTTTTAGGGGAAATACATGTCCAAAACGGTATAAAGCAAACACCAATTCAATCAAGTTGCAACCGTTGCATGTGCCCACAACAAACAAAACCAATAACAACACAACAGTGCAGCAAAACAGAATCATTAGCGCCAAAATATCAGAATGCTGTGGACAAAAAGGCCTGGGTCATAGAAAAATATGAGCAAGCAAATAACAAATGCACTGAAGTTGAGAAACAGATAAATGTCAGCAAAGAAAGGAGAGAACCAACCGTTGGTgatcttttgaaaataattaagcTCCAAAATGAGCAGTTGCAATTACTACAGGAGAAGGTGGATAAATTAATATCAACCAACAGTAACTCTCCTCATATTCCTCACCCAAACTTACTGACTGAGCAGGTGGCCTTAGAAACAGTTGACAGGGACCAGCGTAAGATATCCATAGGGGTAATGACAAGCTTAGAGATGGTAAGAACCTCTACTATAATAAACAAGGAGCATATTGTTAAGCAAACTTACGACAATGCACAGATACAGTGCAACAGATCTGAGATCAGTATCAAAGAGGTTGTAAAGCAGCCTGTGAATTTGAACTTTCTGGATGGCATTTTGCCTGTCGGCAAGACTGCTTGTTTGCAAACTGGATTGCATGAGAGCCCAGATGCTGGGCGCATGTCTAATTGTAACGAGGAGAAGACATTAAATGAAATGAGTTTGTGCAATGTACAAGTTGATAATGCGACAACTCCACTCATGTCTCCAGAACAAAGTCTATATTTGGATGTCAGGGATTACAGTGG TTCAGATTCAGGCAGTGACCACTCCAATGTGGGATGGACCTACTACAACAAAGTCATG ACTCATGTGAACGGGATGCTTCAGGACTCAGATATGCCTTCGTCAGCTAGTGCTCTCTACAGGAACACTCGACAGCAATGCCTTCAAATGCAGTTCGACAAGACCAACATATCTGTGACTAAAAG GGTAACGTTTGGTGACGAGCCGCCAGTGACGCACCAAAACTGTTCCACCGACACCAGTCTGCGGATGAACCAGCTAGCGGCCAAGTATCTGAAGAAGACGCCCGCGTCCGCAAGCCCTCCGGCCCGGCAGCCCGATGTGAGCTTCGCTACTAGGAACTATATGGAGCGCCACAAACTTATACAAG gacaAGCTTCCTCTTCGAGACGCGCAGCACCAGGTGATGTACCAAGGTTCCTAGACATTACTACACTTAAACAACAACCCAAGTTGTTATAG
- the LOC141445478 gene encoding uncharacterized protein, producing MNCVRLMNILAHRNIFKISSLKYATQHPVKFLEAQNRWQENDGMSKRWQLIYKAPMDVQLNYISTFLTLSTAGTALGGAYYAAFIFDKATMNNPIVVGTDVVIANSAVECLVYLGTFIAFHIALKVLLSKYVLRLYQDGDNYVAVFRGHLFNTIKKHKFHLKDFKKLNPTLVVSWGDARFDLGNKHGIILENYFKSPEYFNYLLYKTKRHSPDEGDE from the coding sequence ATGAACTGCGTAAGATTGATGAACATTTTAGCCCAtcgaaatattttcaaaatatcgtCCCTAAAGTATGCTACACAGCATCCTGTGAAGTTTTTAGAAGCACAAAATAGATGGCAAGAGAACGATGGTATGTCCAAGCGCTGGCAGTTGATATACAAAGCGCCAATGGATGTGCAGCTGAATTATATATCAACTTTTCTGACACTGTCCACCGCTGGTACTGCGCTTGGCGGGGCTTATTATGCAGCGTTCATTTTTGATAAAGCTACTATGAACAACCCAATCGTCGTTGGCACAGATGTGGTGATAGCCAACAGTGCTGTGGAATGCCTTGTGTACCTCGGAACATTTATAGCATTTCACATTGCACTGAAAGTTCTTTTGAGCAAATACGTCTTGCGCCTCTATCAGGACGGAGACAACTACGTGGCTGTATTCAGAGGCCATTTGTTCAATACCATCAAAAAgcataaatttcatttaaaagatTTCAAGAAACTAAATCCCACATTAGTTGTGTCTTGGGGCGATGCCAGGTTTGACCTCGGAAATAAGCATGGAATAATTCtagaaaactattttaagtccccagaatattttaattatttattgtataaaactaaaaggCATAGCCCCGATGAAGGTGATGAATAA